A genomic window from Thermococcus nautili includes:
- a CDS encoding type II toxin-antitoxin system VapC family toxin has protein sequence MKLFIDTNLFVYLLTKTPEDEKKIVTFYAELIENHDLYTSPLVLDETIHVAKKKYGVHYELSIEFIDEKVLPYVEVLPLTVFDYLTARLIITKYNLRPSDALHVAVIENNGLQAIVSEDEDFDVLPLKRVWLGD, from the coding sequence CTCTTCATTGATACCAACCTTTTTGTTTACCTCCTGACCAAGACGCCTGAAGACGAAAAGAAGATAGTCACGTTCTACGCCGAACTGATTGAGAATCACGACCTTTACACAAGTCCGCTGGTTCTTGACGAGACCATTCACGTTGCAAAGAAGAAATACGGCGTCCATTACGAGCTTTCGATTGAGTTCATAGACGAAAAGGTTCTTCCCTACGTTGAAGTTCTCCCACTAACGGTCTTTGATTATCTAACCGCCAGACTGATAATCACGAAATACAACCTCCGCCCCTCTGACGCCCTTCACGTTGCGGTTATAGAGAACAACGGTCTGCAGGCCATAGTTAGCGAGGATGAGGATTTTGACGTTCTCCCGCTCAAACGGGTTTGGCTGGGTGATTGA
- a CDS encoding DUF2341 domain-containing protein: MDSVRLLRRTLAGILVAILTVGLSLAVPDISVKVQPLGLGACQVKSPITWATITLHWSKSGGIIQTWTLTGASVVFSNDVSGPVNFTAKIEILGYRSFGDTYPTLDVVRATFSTNSEVSAGIVYPLTISSHPQYVVLPSFYPQPEILNVTSIILGGLASCNGKIGVTVFEVGTGSGHYSPPPLNVSEIRITVNNTGNPELRNYVINFTVSPSCVPDLSKVYVTDSSGKQLYFWAFNDSTNGKIWFWVNYTVPANSVREIIIHLNGTGTSQYFNPNRVFWYFNDTQISLRGSLGRGRVYQINYDVSNFLLSRYPGYAVDTNATLGKPSLGSVVLPTWLGPYFISVVDNAGYYYGLGTTGNDSIYVVEGSAPDRVNNGGAPVGTLPSWGPGVYSIVNYIYNASVHTRLYFELSEFIAGYWTGSQTLARYFMLGQRYGGPSVYEWVGIRPIVYPAPRVIVPSDCGASIGGGAYTFTLYFRP, encoded by the coding sequence ATGGATTCAGTCAGGTTACTCAGAAGAACCCTCGCGGGCATCCTCGTTGCAATACTAACAGTTGGGTTAAGCTTGGCTGTGCCGGACATCAGCGTGAAGGTTCAGCCCCTCGGCTTGGGAGCATGCCAAGTTAAGAGCCCGATTACGTGGGCGACGATTACCCTTCACTGGTCAAAATCGGGGGGGATTATTCAAACGTGGACGCTCACTGGCGCATCCGTTGTTTTCTCCAACGACGTGAGTGGGCCGGTTAATTTCACCGCCAAAATTGAGATTTTAGGATACCGTTCCTTTGGTGATACTTATCCAACCCTCGATGTCGTCAGAGCCACGTTCTCGACGAACTCAGAGGTATCAGCGGGAATAGTTTATCCGCTCACTATTAGCAGTCACCCACAGTATGTAGTTCTTCCCTCCTTTTATCCCCAGCCAGAGATTCTTAACGTCACCAGTATCATCCTTGGGGGGTTGGCATCCTGCAATGGGAAGATAGGTGTTACGGTATTTGAAGTTGGGACTGGCTCAGGACATTACTCGCCGCCCCCTCTAAACGTCAGTGAGATTAGAATAACTGTAAACAACACTGGAAATCCAGAGCTGAGAAACTACGTGATTAACTTCACAGTTTCTCCATCGTGCGTTCCGGACCTCTCCAAGGTTTACGTAACGGATTCCTCCGGGAAACAGCTGTATTTCTGGGCGTTCAACGATTCAACCAATGGAAAAATATGGTTCTGGGTGAACTATACCGTGCCAGCAAACTCCGTGCGGGAGATAATAATACACCTCAACGGAACGGGGACAAGTCAGTACTTCAATCCAAACAGAGTGTTCTGGTACTTTAATGATACTCAAATATCACTGCGAGGAAGTCTAGGTAGAGGTAGGGTTTACCAGATAAATTATGACGTAAGCAACTTTTTACTATCTAGATATCCTGGATACGCAGTAGACACAAACGCTACTTTGGGCAAACCGTCATTGGGCAGTGTAGTTCTCCCTACATGGCTTGGGCCCTATTTCATATCGGTCGTAGATAACGCTGGATACTATTATGGCCTGGGAACCACGGGAAACGATTCAATCTATGTAGTTGAGGGAAGCGCACCGGACAGAGTCAACAACGGTGGAGCCCCAGTAGGAACGTTACCCTCATGGGGGCCTGGCGTTTATTCCATTGTCAACTACATTTACAATGCCAGCGTGCACACGAGGTTGTACTTTGAGCTGTCCGAGTTTATTGCTGGATACTGGACTGGTAGCCAAACTTTAGCAAGGTATTTCATGTTAGGACAGCGGTATGGTGGACCAAGCGTATATGAATGGGTAGGGATAAGGCCAATCGTATATCCTGCACCAAGGGTTATAGTCCCATCTGACTGTGGAGCGAGTATCGGAGGTGGGGCCTACACTTTCACCCTCTACTTCCGCCCCTGA
- a CDS encoding alpha/beta hydrolase yields MEVYKAKFGEPELGWVVLVHGLGEHSGRYGRLIRELNEAGFAVYAFDWPGHGKSPGKRGHTSIEEAMEIIDYIIEELGEKPFLFGHSLGGLTVIRYAETRPDKIRGVIASSPALAKSPETPGFMVSLAKFLGKVAPGLVLSNGIKPELLSRNKEAVRRYVEDPLVHDRISAKLGRSIFVNMELAHREADRIKVPVLLLVGTGDVITPPEGSKRLFERLKVEDKTLREFEGAYHEIFEDPEWADEFHRTIVRWLVDRAYSG; encoded by the coding sequence ATGGAGGTTTACAAGGCCAAGTTCGGCGAACCGGAGCTCGGTTGGGTCGTCCTTGTTCACGGCCTTGGGGAGCACAGCGGAAGGTACGGACGGCTGATTAGGGAGCTCAACGAGGCCGGCTTTGCCGTTTACGCCTTCGACTGGCCAGGTCACGGAAAGAGCCCCGGAAAGAGGGGGCACACAAGCATTGAAGAGGCCATGGAAATAATTGATTACATAATTGAAGAATTAGGTGAGAAGCCTTTCCTCTTCGGCCACAGCCTCGGCGGTTTGACCGTTATCCGATACGCCGAGACGAGGCCCGATAAAATAAGGGGCGTAATAGCTTCATCTCCTGCCCTCGCCAAGAGCCCCGAGACGCCGGGCTTCATGGTGTCCCTTGCGAAATTCCTCGGAAAGGTCGCCCCCGGCCTTGTTCTCTCCAACGGCATAAAACCGGAACTTCTCTCAAGGAACAAGGAGGCGGTGAGAAGGTACGTTGAAGACCCGCTCGTCCACGACAGGATTTCGGCGAAGCTCGGAAGGAGCATCTTCGTTAACATGGAGCTCGCTCACCGGGAGGCTGACAGGATAAAAGTCCCGGTTCTCCTGCTCGTTGGAACCGGAGATGTAATAACGCCCCCCGAAGGCTCAAAAAGGCTTTTTGAAAGGCTTAAAGTGGAAGATAAAACGCTCAGGGAGTTCGAAGGTGCCTATCATGAGATATTCGAAGACCCCGAGTGGGCGGATGAGTTTCATAGAACAATTGTCAGGTGGCTCGTTGATAGGGCTTACTCGGGGTGA
- a CDS encoding adenylosuccinate synthetase, with protein sequence MPSYIVVGGQWGDEGKGSIIAYLALKDEPEVIARGGVGTNAGHSVFINGKKYAVRQLPTGFMQRKARLLVGAGVLVDPEVFFHELEHLRDFNVAERVGIDHRCAIIEEKHKQLDRSNSHLHEKIGTTGSGCGPANADRVMRKAKLAKDIPELEPYLTDVAEEVNDALDEGKLVLIEGTQGFGLSLYYGTYPYVTSKDTTASAIASDVGIGPTRVDDVIVVFKSFPTRVGAGPFPTEMSQEEAERLGLVEYGTVTGRRRRVGWFDFEFARYSARINGATMLALTMLDKYDKNAFGVTDYDKLPRKAKEFVEEIEERVGVPVGLIKTGPELEHIIDRRDVI encoded by the coding sequence ATGCCGAGCTACATCGTTGTTGGCGGTCAATGGGGAGACGAGGGCAAGGGTTCCATCATAGCATACCTTGCCCTGAAGGACGAGCCCGAAGTCATAGCACGCGGCGGCGTTGGGACGAACGCAGGACACAGCGTTTTTATCAATGGAAAGAAGTACGCGGTGAGACAGCTTCCAACCGGTTTCATGCAAAGGAAGGCAAGGCTTCTCGTCGGAGCCGGCGTCCTCGTTGACCCGGAGGTCTTCTTCCACGAACTTGAACACCTTAGGGATTTCAACGTCGCCGAGAGGGTTGGAATAGACCACCGCTGCGCGATAATCGAGGAAAAGCACAAGCAACTCGACCGCTCCAACAGCCACCTCCACGAGAAGATAGGAACGACGGGAAGCGGTTGCGGGCCGGCTAATGCAGACAGGGTCATGAGAAAGGCAAAGCTCGCAAAGGACATCCCCGAGCTCGAGCCCTACCTGACGGACGTGGCGGAAGAGGTGAACGACGCGCTCGACGAGGGCAAGCTCGTCCTCATCGAGGGGACGCAGGGCTTCGGGCTGAGCCTCTACTACGGAACCTACCCCTACGTTACCTCCAAGGACACCACAGCCTCCGCAATCGCGAGCGACGTCGGAATAGGCCCGACGAGGGTTGACGACGTCATAGTCGTTTTCAAGAGCTTTCCGACGAGGGTCGGTGCCGGGCCCTTCCCGACGGAGATGAGTCAGGAGGAAGCAGAGAGGCTCGGTCTCGTCGAGTATGGAACCGTAACCGGCAGGAGAAGGCGCGTCGGCTGGTTCGACTTCGAGTTCGCCCGCTACTCCGCGAGAATCAACGGGGCAACGATGCTGGCTTTAACGATGCTCGACAAGTACGATAAGAACGCCTTCGGCGTAACCGATTACGATAAACTGCCGAGGAAGGCGAAGGAGTTCGTGGAAGAAATAGAGGAGAGGGTTGGAGTCCCCGTCGGGCTCATAAAGACCGGGCCCGAACTGGAGCACATCATTGACAGGCGAGACGTCATTTGA
- a CDS encoding SDR family oxidoreductase: MRNKLIVVTGGAGFIGSHIAWELVRDNEVIVIDNLYTGKAENVPPGAKLVKADVRDYEAIAELVSNADYVFHEAAQVSVVESIRDPVFTEEVNVLGTLNILRALLDGHGKLIFASSAAVYGDNPNLPLKERERPRPLSPYGVTKATAEEYLRVYHELYGLPVVSLRYFNVFGPRQSANQYAGVISIFINRALAGEPLVIFGDGKQTRDFIYVKDVVRANILAAESRCANGRVFNVATGKQTSILELAMKIIEITGTTSSIIFDKPRPGDIRHSLADITEIKKLGFEPKWSLEEGLKKTVEWYQGRK; encoded by the coding sequence ATGAGGAACAAGCTAATCGTCGTCACCGGGGGAGCCGGCTTCATAGGCTCGCACATAGCCTGGGAGCTGGTCAGGGACAACGAGGTCATCGTTATTGACAACCTCTACACCGGGAAAGCTGAGAACGTTCCGCCCGGAGCAAAGCTGGTTAAGGCCGACGTGAGGGACTACGAGGCGATAGCTGAACTGGTGAGCAACGCCGACTACGTCTTCCACGAGGCGGCCCAGGTGAGCGTCGTCGAGAGCATACGTGACCCGGTCTTCACTGAGGAAGTAAACGTTCTCGGAACCCTCAACATCCTCAGGGCTCTTCTTGATGGACACGGAAAGCTCATATTTGCATCATCGGCGGCAGTTTACGGAGACAACCCCAACCTCCCGCTGAAGGAAAGGGAACGGCCGAGACCGCTCTCGCCCTACGGTGTGACGAAGGCAACTGCCGAGGAGTACCTTCGCGTTTACCACGAGCTCTACGGTTTGCCTGTGGTTTCTCTCCGCTACTTCAACGTCTTCGGGCCGAGGCAAAGTGCCAACCAGTACGCGGGGGTGATAAGCATCTTCATCAACAGGGCACTGGCAGGGGAGCCGCTGGTGATCTTCGGCGACGGCAAGCAGACGCGCGACTTCATATACGTGAAGGACGTCGTTAGGGCGAACATTCTCGCGGCCGAGAGCAGGTGCGCCAACGGGAGGGTCTTCAACGTTGCAACCGGAAAGCAGACGAGCATCCTCGAACTCGCGATGAAAATAATCGAGATAACCGGGACAACGAGCTCGATAATCTTCGACAAGCCGAGGCCCGGCGACATAAGGCACAGCCTCGCGGACATAACGGAAATCAAAAAGCTCGGCTTCGAGCCGAAGTGGAGCCTCGAAGAGGGACTTAAGAAGACTGTGGAGTGGTATCAGGGGCGGAAGTAG